The following coding sequences lie in one Polynucleobacter sp. HIN7 genomic window:
- a CDS encoding histidine phosphatase family protein has protein sequence MRQLTKICFVRHGETDWNVEKRMQGHIDIPLNAHGVIQAERLAKALLRTGYRFDRIYSSDLKRAFHTARAIASPQSLNITVHPDLRERHVGKLQGMLLGDAPQVEPELWRRHLARDLDFDLGGGESIVQFHDRMKRMLDHLLMKHTGEQILAVSHGGSLDMIYRIVTQQALDAERVAVVPNTSLNWIVHDGNSWSIERWGDTSHLTDSVLDNIEI, from the coding sequence ATGAGGCAACTGACCAAAATCTGTTTTGTTCGTCACGGGGAAACCGACTGGAATGTTGAGAAACGCATGCAAGGTCATATTGATATTCCGCTGAATGCTCACGGCGTAATACAGGCCGAACGTTTAGCTAAGGCATTGCTTCGCACTGGGTATCGATTTGATCGCATCTACTCGAGTGATTTGAAGCGCGCCTTTCATACTGCCAGGGCGATTGCAAGTCCTCAGTCTTTGAATATCACCGTTCACCCAGATTTGCGTGAGCGCCATGTCGGCAAACTTCAAGGAATGCTTTTGGGTGATGCGCCTCAGGTGGAGCCGGAGCTGTGGCGGCGCCATCTTGCTCGCGATTTAGACTTTGATCTCGGTGGGGGCGAGAGTATTGTGCAGTTTCATGATCGGATGAAACGTATGCTCGATCATCTATTAATGAAGCATACGGGCGAGCAGATTTTGGCAGTGAGTCACGGTGGATCACTCGATATGATCTACCGCATCGTCACCCAGCAAGCTTTGGATGCTGAGCGTGTCGCCGTGGTTCCCAATACCTCACTCAATTGGATCGTCCATGATGGTAATAGCTGGTCGATTGAGCGCTGGGGCGATACCAGTCACCTCACGGATTCCGTACTCGATAATATTGAAATCTAA
- a CDS encoding NAD(P)/FAD-dependent oxidoreductase: protein MIRITELRLPIDHALEVLEVEILKKLAIAPKDLVRFEVFKRSYDARKNSALTFIYTLDVSVRDEAGILKKHAHDPHVRPSPDTSYHFVVQHGHNQLTKSPLRPVVIGFGPCGIFASLLLAQMGLKPIVLERGKAVRERTQDTWGLWRKKILNPESNVQFGEGGAGTFSDGKLWSQVKDPKFYGRKVLHEFVKAGAPGEILYVSKPHIGTFRLVGMVEKIRQEIINLGGEVRFGQKVVGFDIDQHQLKGLKLESGEYLAADHVVLALGHSARDTFQELFDAGVYMEAKPFSVGFRIEHPQSVIDRARLGPHAGHPLIGAADYKLVHHAKNGRSVYSFCMCPGGTVVAATSESNRVVTNGMSQYSRNERNANAGIVVGIDPSDYPGGPLAGIDFQRELESRAFTLGGSTYEAPGQLVGDFLKGKPSTEFGAVIPSYKPGVHLTDLATSLPSYAIEAIREAIPAFEKKIKGFAMPDAVLTGVETRTSSPLQIKRGPNYQSINTKGLYPAGEGAGYAGGIMSAGIDGIKVAEAIALDLVSA, encoded by the coding sequence ATGATTCGTATTACTGAGCTCCGCCTACCAATTGACCATGCGCTAGAAGTGCTTGAAGTAGAAATTCTAAAGAAGCTTGCCATTGCGCCCAAAGATCTCGTGCGGTTTGAGGTCTTTAAGCGTAGTTACGATGCTCGCAAAAATAGTGCGCTAACCTTTATCTATACCCTCGATGTATCCGTGCGTGATGAGGCTGGCATTCTCAAGAAGCATGCACATGATCCCCATGTACGACCGAGTCCTGATACGTCGTATCACTTCGTTGTTCAGCACGGTCATAATCAGCTAACCAAATCTCCATTGCGACCCGTCGTGATTGGTTTTGGCCCTTGCGGTATTTTTGCTTCACTCCTTTTGGCGCAAATGGGATTGAAGCCGATTGTGCTCGAGCGCGGTAAGGCGGTACGTGAACGTACTCAAGATACCTGGGGGCTATGGCGCAAAAAGATATTGAACCCGGAATCCAATGTCCAGTTTGGTGAGGGTGGGGCGGGCACCTTCTCGGATGGCAAGCTATGGAGCCAAGTGAAGGACCCCAAGTTTTATGGTCGTAAAGTCTTACACGAGTTTGTGAAAGCCGGCGCTCCAGGGGAAATTCTGTATGTCTCAAAACCCCACATTGGTACCTTTCGCTTAGTCGGAATGGTTGAGAAGATCCGCCAAGAAATAATTAATCTGGGCGGTGAAGTGCGCTTTGGCCAAAAGGTGGTGGGCTTTGATATTGATCAACATCAACTCAAAGGTTTGAAATTGGAGAGTGGCGAGTATCTGGCGGCCGATCACGTCGTCCTCGCACTTGGTCATAGTGCACGCGATACCTTCCAAGAACTATTTGATGCCGGAGTCTATATGGAAGCCAAACCGTTCTCGGTTGGCTTTCGCATTGAGCATCCCCAATCCGTAATTGATCGTGCTCGCTTGGGGCCGCATGCCGGTCATCCACTCATAGGTGCGGCAGACTACAAGCTCGTGCATCACGCTAAGAACGGACGCTCGGTCTATAGCTTTTGCATGTGCCCGGGCGGTACGGTGGTAGCCGCGACCTCCGAATCCAATCGAGTGGTCACCAATGGAATGAGTCAGTACTCTCGCAATGAGCGCAATGCCAATGCCGGGATTGTGGTGGGGATTGATCCGAGTGATTATCCCGGTGGGCCGCTGGCCGGTATTGATTTTCAGCGGGAACTCGAGTCAAGAGCATTTACTCTCGGTGGATCCACCTATGAGGCCCCTGGACAATTGGTGGGCGATTTCTTAAAGGGAAAGCCGTCCACGGAATTTGGTGCGGTCATTCCGTCGTATAAGCCTGGCGTGCATCTCACCGACCTCGCCACGAGCCTACCTAGCTATGCGATTGAAGCGATTCGGGAGGCGATCCCCGCGTTTGAGAAAAAGATTAAGGGTTTTGCCATGCCCGATGCAGTGCTGACCGGTGTGGAGACCCGTACTTCCTCGCCACTGCAGATTAAGCGCGGACCCAATTACCAAAGCATTAATACCAAAGGCCTTTACCCAGCCGGAGAAGGCGCGGGCTATGCCGGTGGAATTATGTCCGCTGGAATTGATGGCATCAAAGTCGCTGAAGCGATTGCGCTCGATCTTGTAAGCGCCTAA
- a CDS encoding outer membrane lipoprotein carrier protein LolA gives MKRFIFYFVVAALAIPNAIHAQPTTPSGIEQLKQFVKTVRSAQGEFVQQQMRTPKPNEPQDKLKMIRQTSGQFIFQRPGRFVWDTQKPYEQKLIMDGKQLLMWDKDLNQLTIRSANQALAASPAAILFGDVALDQQFDLEEAGTKTNLQWVNLKPKSKPGQGDLPYTQIAIGMGSGLPKALELTDGFGSMVLVVFNQMQINPSVDASRFQFKPPQGAEVLRLN, from the coding sequence ATGAAGCGCTTTATTTTCTATTTCGTCGTCGCAGCATTGGCTATTCCAAATGCGATTCATGCGCAACCCACAACTCCTTCGGGGATTGAACAGCTCAAGCAATTTGTGAAGACCGTGCGCTCTGCCCAAGGCGAGTTTGTCCAGCAACAAATGCGTACCCCAAAGCCCAATGAGCCGCAAGATAAGCTAAAAATGATTCGGCAAACCTCAGGGCAATTTATCTTCCAGCGCCCGGGGCGCTTTGTCTGGGATACCCAAAAGCCGTATGAGCAAAAACTCATCATGGATGGTAAGCAACTCTTAATGTGGGATAAGGACCTCAATCAATTAACCATCCGATCAGCCAATCAGGCCTTAGCCGCCTCGCCTGCCGCCATCCTGTTTGGGGATGTCGCTCTTGATCAGCAGTTTGATTTAGAGGAAGCAGGCACCAAAACCAATTTGCAGTGGGTGAATCTCAAGCCCAAATCTAAACCCGGGCAGGGCGATCTGCCCTATACCCAAATTGCGATTGGTATGGGCTCTGGATTACCCAAGGCCTTGGAGTTGACCGACGGATTTGGCAGTATGGTGCTCGTTGTGTTTAATCAGATGCAAATCAATCCCAGTGTGGATGCCAGCCGCTTTCAATTTAAGCCACCGCAGGGTGCCGAGGTCTTGCGACTAAACTAA
- a CDS encoding potassium channel family protein, which translates to MLLLITFILNTLIALLAIVFHYEVLYKLNSAMPAIKHIHARYKVLIAVGVIFIAHIIEIWIFALAYYLMLIFPNLGSVIGAASDHGLLLDSAYLSFVTYTTVGYGDIVVDGYLRYLTGVEALTGLILITWSASFLFIEMQKYWGSREPK; encoded by the coding sequence ATGCTTCTATTGATTACCTTCATACTCAATACACTGATTGCACTTTTGGCGATCGTATTTCATTATGAAGTTTTGTACAAACTAAACAGTGCCATGCCGGCGATTAAGCACATTCATGCTCGCTATAAGGTATTGATCGCAGTCGGTGTGATTTTTATTGCACACATCATTGAGATTTGGATCTTTGCATTAGCTTATTACCTCATGCTGATATTTCCCAACCTTGGAAGTGTGATTGGGGCCGCCTCTGATCATGGCTTGCTGCTCGATAGTGCGTATTTATCGTTTGTCACCTATACCACTGTAGGATACGGTGACATTGTGGTAGACGGTTATCTTCGCTATCTAACTGGAGTTGAGGCACTCACCGGTCTGATTCTGATTACCTGGTCTGCATCGTTCCTATTTATAGAAATGCAAAAGTATTGGGGCTCACGCGAGCCAAAGTAA
- a CDS encoding ABC transporter substrate-binding protein, whose protein sequence is MIWLRLILSMVLLNAGICWAQPNTTASIRLQLAWSHQSQFAGVYVAQIRKHFENEGLDVITFPGGSGINPLQELQNGNADVAISWFNNAFELSKSGQRVINIAQLFSGSALNIICRISAGVYVPRDVQGKRIGVWGVGDQEILYELLDQLSIPRNSVEVVMQRSNGEDLIDGNVACATAMSYNEYWKILHSGVPSADLVVVDPQKYGTINIEDGLYVMSDRLEDPIFREQMVRLIRALRKGWSEARIAPTLAAQSVQKIAPHLDPAQQLHMLQVVLDLVPKENKQFGLFNLAYFDKSVRRLSTVSKNSDIDPRSLWTHQIWNQLQKEDGRKLPLTEATRFYVTEIVKSTWFKLLIYLSVFTFALSGTLEGMNRNYDLWGRLVLAFLSGLGGGTLRDIIIGGERLDFYYVRDVVYPTGILLIVLAASLMGLRYRDFHHSETFMTVKKYTDVIGFAGLATLGAMLALAAGVAWFWAPICAALSCAGGGVLRDVLVNQEPHTFKGVIYEEAAVVGGLVLTGGLFIANYYESSPAPVVLTVGLTFIFLVSLRLAIYRYKLQYPEILGGPKKTN, encoded by the coding sequence ATGATCTGGCTACGACTAATCCTAAGCATGGTTTTATTGAATGCCGGCATTTGTTGGGCCCAGCCAAATACAACAGCATCCATTCGTTTGCAATTAGCATGGTCGCATCAAAGTCAGTTCGCTGGCGTCTATGTTGCGCAAATTCGTAAGCACTTTGAAAACGAAGGGCTTGATGTGATTACATTTCCTGGAGGGTCAGGTATCAATCCTCTCCAGGAGCTTCAAAATGGTAACGCCGATGTAGCCATCTCTTGGTTTAACAATGCCTTTGAGCTTTCCAAGTCTGGTCAGCGGGTGATTAATATTGCGCAGTTATTTTCGGGGTCGGCACTCAATATTATTTGCCGAATCAGTGCGGGCGTCTATGTGCCTAGAGATGTTCAAGGCAAACGCATTGGAGTCTGGGGTGTAGGGGATCAAGAGATCCTCTATGAGCTTTTAGATCAACTCAGTATTCCAAGAAATTCAGTCGAAGTCGTGATGCAGCGCTCCAATGGTGAGGATTTAATCGATGGGAATGTAGCGTGCGCTACTGCCATGTCCTATAACGAGTATTGGAAAATTTTGCACTCGGGTGTTCCAAGTGCAGATTTGGTGGTGGTGGATCCGCAAAAATATGGCACCATCAATATTGAAGACGGATTGTATGTGATGAGCGATCGCCTCGAAGATCCCATCTTTCGAGAGCAAATGGTTCGTCTGATTCGGGCGCTACGCAAAGGGTGGTCTGAAGCTCGCATCGCCCCAACGCTTGCCGCGCAATCCGTGCAAAAAATTGCTCCCCATTTGGATCCGGCTCAACAGCTGCACATGTTACAAGTGGTATTGGATTTAGTCCCCAAAGAGAATAAACAGTTTGGACTATTTAACCTCGCCTATTTTGATAAAAGTGTGCGTCGCTTAAGTACTGTATCGAAAAATTCGGATATAGATCCTCGTTCACTGTGGACCCATCAAATATGGAATCAATTGCAAAAAGAAGACGGTCGAAAATTACCACTCACTGAAGCAACTCGCTTTTATGTCACGGAGATTGTGAAGTCCACTTGGTTTAAGTTACTCATTTATTTATCCGTATTTACTTTTGCTCTATCGGGAACCTTAGAGGGCATGAATCGCAACTACGATCTGTGGGGGCGGTTGGTATTGGCCTTCCTATCGGGCCTCGGCGGTGGAACCCTAAGAGACATCATTATTGGGGGAGAGCGCTTAGACTTCTATTACGTGCGTGACGTCGTCTACCCCACCGGTATTTTGCTGATTGTTCTGGCTGCTAGTCTGATGGGCTTACGTTATCGGGATTTTCATCATTCGGAGACATTTATGACCGTTAAAAAATACACCGACGTGATTGGCTTTGCTGGTTTGGCCACCTTGGGCGCAATGCTGGCCCTTGCTGCGGGAGTGGCTTGGTTTTGGGCGCCCATTTGTGCGGCGCTCTCCTGCGCCGGTGGTGGTGTCTTACGCGACGTGTTGGTGAATCAAGAGCCGCATACCTTTAAAGGCGTGATTTATGAGGAGGCGGCAGTCGTAGGTGGTTTGGTGCTCACTGGAGGGCTCTTTATTGCCAATTACTATGAATCAAGCCCGGCACCGGTTGTGCTGACCGTGGGATTAACATTTATCTTCTTGGTTAGCTTGCGACTAGCTATCTATCGTTATAAGCTGCAGTACCCAGAGATCCTTGGGGGACCCAAAAAAACTAACTAA
- a CDS encoding GNAT family N-acetyltransferase: MQEIRIMQWDEAKDLAYPIRLTVFVHEQGVPEALELDTDDALAWHAVILDHGKAIATGRLLKNGKIGRLAVLKEYRGLGLGSELLKTLVSYGRQEGITQFFLHAQTTAIGFYERHGFNAIGLPFEEAGIDHIKMVLTPH; this comes from the coding sequence ATGCAAGAAATCAGGATCATGCAATGGGATGAGGCGAAAGACCTTGCCTACCCGATTCGATTGACCGTATTTGTTCATGAACAAGGAGTCCCCGAGGCACTTGAGCTCGATACCGATGATGCATTAGCTTGGCATGCGGTTATATTGGATCATGGCAAAGCAATTGCAACGGGTCGCTTACTGAAAAATGGCAAGATTGGGCGTTTGGCGGTGCTCAAAGAGTATCGAGGTCTGGGTCTTGGAAGTGAACTACTAAAGACTTTAGTGTCTTATGGCCGCCAAGAAGGAATCACGCAATTCTTTTTGCACGCACAGACAACCGCTATTGGCTTTTATGAACGTCATGGATTTAATGCAATCGGCCTCCCATTTGAGGAGGCCGGCATTGATCACATCAAAATGGTACTAACACCCCATTAG
- the serS gene encoding serine--tRNA ligase, with protein MLDPQLLRKDLESVKARLATRKFELDTNLFTQLENERKQLQAGTEELQAKRNQLAKAIGMKKGKGENADAELAESASVNHTLEKNSTRLSTLQDQIKDLMLNIPNLPDESVPVGMTADENKEMKVWGKPTEFDFTPKDHVDLGAPIGLDFDAASKISGARFVVLKGNAAKLHRALAQFMLDVHTEHHGYQEVYAPYMVSAQAMQGTGQLPKFEADLFKVPRKMGGEHPDDGGERIENFYLIPTAEVPVTNLVRDEIINADQLPLKYVAHTPCFRSEAGSYGRDVRGMIRQHQFDKVELVHISHPEKSMQALEELTAHAERILELLELPYRRMLLCTGDMGFGSAKTYDLEVWIPSQNAYREISSCSNMGDFQARRMQARYKVGQSKPELLHTLNGSGLAVGRTGVALLENYQQADGSIRIPKVLQPYMGGLEVIRSL; from the coding sequence ATGCTGGACCCCCAACTGCTTCGTAAAGATTTAGAGAGCGTCAAGGCACGCTTGGCCACGCGCAAGTTTGAGCTAGATACCAACCTGTTTACACAGCTTGAGAATGAGCGCAAACAGCTTCAAGCAGGTACCGAAGAGTTGCAAGCCAAACGCAATCAATTAGCCAAAGCGATTGGCATGAAAAAAGGCAAGGGCGAGAATGCGGATGCGGAACTTGCTGAGTCGGCCAGCGTCAACCATACGCTTGAGAAAAACTCCACTCGTTTATCGACCTTACAAGATCAAATCAAAGACTTGATGCTCAACATCCCGAACTTACCGGATGAGAGCGTGCCGGTTGGTATGACGGCCGACGAAAATAAAGAGATGAAGGTTTGGGGAAAACCAACAGAATTTGATTTCACCCCCAAGGATCACGTCGATCTAGGCGCTCCCATTGGACTAGATTTTGATGCAGCATCCAAAATCAGTGGCGCGCGTTTTGTGGTTCTCAAAGGCAACGCTGCGAAGCTCCATCGGGCGCTCGCGCAATTCATGCTGGATGTGCACACCGAACACCATGGCTATCAAGAGGTTTATGCGCCGTATATGGTTAGTGCGCAAGCGATGCAGGGAACCGGGCAGCTACCCAAGTTCGAGGCTGATTTATTTAAAGTGCCACGCAAGATGGGTGGCGAGCATCCCGACGATGGCGGTGAGCGCATTGAAAACTTTTATCTCATCCCCACTGCTGAAGTGCCGGTGACGAATCTGGTCCGTGATGAAATTATTAATGCAGACCAGTTACCACTCAAGTATGTGGCCCATACCCCATGTTTTCGCTCGGAAGCAGGCAGTTATGGGCGTGATGTGCGCGGCATGATCCGCCAGCACCAATTTGACAAGGTCGAGTTGGTGCACATCAGCCATCCCGAGAAATCGATGCAGGCTTTAGAAGAATTGACGGCGCATGCTGAGAGAATTCTGGAGCTCTTGGAGCTGCCATACCGCCGCATGCTCTTATGTACTGGTGATATGGGCTTCGGAAGTGCTAAGACCTATGATTTAGAAGTCTGGATCCCATCACAAAATGCCTATCGAGAAATTAGCTCGTGCTCCAACATGGGAGATTTTCAAGCTAGGCGGATGCAAGCGCGTTATAAAGTCGGTCAGAGCAAGCCCGAACTACTTCACACTCTAAACGGCTCGGGTCTTGCGGTTGGTAGAACTGGCGTAGCTCTACTGGAAAATTATCAACAAGCTGATGGCAGTATCCGGATCCCTAAGGTATTGCAGCCTTACATGGGCGGCTTAGAGGTAATTCGCTCGCTATAA
- a CDS encoding sensor histidine kinase: MKVLLALNFFIFAAIQLGLLFGILHYLQGESKSKPNPYWLGALISNVIGLGLFAIGILLTDDIQKVPPIFTLANTLFYAAAILQGLFFYSFNHPVSKSLKWALGISTLCYGIFFEYLRLNWTFEARTVFAVSTYAIILAWQIREARMVNRGLGLQQLRYFQYAAIGEALFLAPRLVVLFETNFPIRSMEQLPQLLIIFTFGQILMNTLSFIAIWGYWSEKLAMDSRQTESQNITYKKLLDERETLISSLLKANKSSTTGALTASIAHEINQPLGAIQINSEYLQKKISEEAVDRDLIKRLADDIAKDNMRAARIIRTLKAIFSEKYDSFSEKVSAVEAIESVILLSKSDLFEKHVRIEVDIPNSISMPMSFGEAQQIFLNLINNSVQALQVSIQAERIIRINGQEDAEQIMIRSEDNGPGVPRDQAQHLFDLFSGSKREGMGLGLWLCEYIISRHGGKIRFDSAYQGGAAFEITFPKTE; encoded by the coding sequence ATGAAAGTTTTACTCGCTCTCAATTTTTTTATCTTCGCAGCAATTCAGCTTGGATTACTCTTTGGAATTCTTCATTATCTTCAGGGTGAGTCCAAATCAAAACCGAATCCGTATTGGCTTGGAGCATTGATTTCAAATGTTATCGGTTTAGGATTATTTGCAATCGGGATTTTGTTAACTGATGATATTCAGAAAGTCCCACCTATCTTTACGCTCGCCAACACTTTGTTTTATGCGGCAGCAATTCTGCAAGGCTTATTTTTTTACTCCTTTAATCATCCCGTCAGTAAATCCTTGAAATGGGCCCTAGGAATCTCAACGCTTTGCTACGGTATCTTCTTTGAATACTTACGCCTGAATTGGACCTTTGAGGCCCGTACGGTTTTTGCAGTATCTACTTACGCCATTATTCTTGCCTGGCAAATTCGAGAAGCCCGTATGGTCAATCGTGGATTGGGTCTGCAGCAATTGCGGTATTTTCAATACGCTGCAATAGGAGAGGCACTTTTCCTGGCACCGCGACTGGTTGTCTTGTTCGAAACCAATTTCCCGATTCGTTCGATGGAGCAATTGCCGCAGCTTCTCATCATCTTTACGTTTGGCCAGATTTTGATGAACACCTTATCGTTTATTGCAATCTGGGGCTATTGGTCTGAGAAGTTGGCAATGGATAGCCGTCAGACCGAGTCGCAAAATATAACTTATAAGAAATTACTCGATGAACGTGAAACCCTCATTAGTTCATTACTAAAGGCTAACAAGAGTAGTACTACGGGGGCATTAACTGCCTCGATCGCTCATGAGATTAATCAGCCACTAGGGGCAATTCAGATTAATAGTGAGTATCTGCAAAAGAAGATTTCTGAGGAAGCGGTTGATCGGGATTTAATTAAAAGACTTGCAGACGATATTGCCAAAGATAATATGCGGGCTGCCCGCATTATTAGAACCCTAAAAGCAATCTTCTCTGAGAAATACGATTCTTTCTCCGAAAAAGTCTCAGCCGTCGAGGCAATTGAATCGGTCATTTTGTTATCTAAATCCGACCTATTTGAAAAGCATGTTCGTATCGAAGTCGATATTCCCAACTCGATAAGCATGCCGATGAGTTTTGGGGAGGCGCAACAAATCTTCTTAAATCTGATCAATAACTCTGTTCAGGCCTTGCAAGTTAGCATCCAAGCAGAGCGAATTATTCGTATTAATGGACAAGAGGATGCTGAGCAAATCATGATCCGTAGCGAAGATAATGGGCCAGGAGTGCCTCGGGATCAGGCACAACACCTATTTGATCTATTTTCGGGCAGCAAGCGTGAGGGAATGGGTCTAGGACTCTGGTTATGCGAATACATCATTAGTCGTCATGGCGGCAAGATTCGTTTTGATTCCGCTTATCAAGGTGGCGCTGCCTTTGAAATCACCTTCCCCAAAACCGAATAA
- a CDS encoding DNA translocase FtsK: MARSSLPQIKTPLPPEGGTGKMSRLIAEVRWMLMLAICLGLFAVLITYTKSDPAWSHASFEVPKNIGGRIGAWTADLMLYIFGVSAFWWVVLFGRRVYQGWRELWSVPLPVDPEARPESFWTRWLGFALTLTCSMGLESIRMHSLQWELPRPPGGILGEVIGDPLQMAFGFTGATLILIFGLAAGLSLFLHFSWLTLSEQVGRYIELGIRRLREKREEQEDQKIGEQAAVEREEHVEEVRIREEVAPKVQIFNQPLKIVKSERVEREKQQPLFVEIPDSELPPLSLLDPVPEAKETISAETLEFTSRLIERKLDDFGVQAKVIAAYPGPVVTRYEIEPAVGVKGSQIVNLSRDLSRSLGVVSLRVVETIPGKTCMALELPNPTRQSVYLSEILSSQVYNDNHSLLTLALGKDIAGSPMVADLVKMPHCLVAGTTGAGKSVGINAMILSILFKAKPDEVRLIMIDPKMLEMSVYEKVPHLLCPVVTDMKQAYNALNWAVNEMERRYKLMSKFGVRNLAGFNKKIMEAEAKGEKLTNPFSLTPEDPEPLYKAPIIVVIIDELADLMMVSGKKIEELIARIAQKARAAGIHLVLATQRPSVDVITGLIKANVPTRISFQVSSKIDSRTILDQQGAETLLGMGDMLYMPPGTGLPIRVHGAFVSDDEVHRVVSWLKEKGEANYIEGVLEGADESTMDALNGGGNGGGEADPLYDQAVAIVLENKRASISLVQRHLRIGYNRAARLLEDMEKAGLVSKMGGNGNREILVRPSE; encoded by the coding sequence ATGGCTCGTAGCTCGCTCCCACAAATTAAGACCCCGCTGCCTCCCGAAGGCGGCACTGGCAAGATGTCTCGCTTAATTGCTGAAGTACGCTGGATGCTGATGCTTGCCATCTGCCTTGGCTTATTTGCGGTTCTGATTACCTACACTAAATCCGATCCAGCCTGGTCGCACGCTAGTTTTGAGGTTCCTAAAAATATTGGTGGTCGCATTGGCGCATGGACCGCTGATTTGATGCTCTACATTTTTGGGGTTTCGGCATTTTGGTGGGTCGTATTATTTGGTCGGCGGGTCTATCAAGGTTGGCGTGAGCTCTGGAGTGTGCCATTACCGGTTGATCCAGAGGCTAGACCCGAATCCTTTTGGACCCGTTGGTTGGGTTTTGCCTTGACCCTCACCTGCAGCATGGGACTAGAGTCGATTCGGATGCATTCTTTGCAATGGGAGCTACCCAGACCCCCGGGCGGTATCTTGGGCGAAGTAATCGGGGATCCCCTGCAAATGGCGTTTGGCTTTACGGGCGCCACTCTGATTCTGATCTTTGGCTTAGCAGCCGGCCTCTCTCTGTTTTTGCATTTCTCGTGGCTCACGCTTTCTGAGCAAGTGGGACGATATATTGAACTTGGTATTCGTCGTTTGCGCGAGAAGCGTGAGGAGCAAGAGGATCAAAAGATTGGTGAGCAAGCTGCGGTTGAGCGTGAAGAGCACGTCGAGGAAGTGCGGATTCGGGAAGAAGTGGCACCCAAGGTACAAATCTTTAATCAACCCTTAAAGATTGTGAAGAGTGAGCGGGTTGAGCGCGAGAAGCAGCAACCACTCTTTGTCGAAATCCCGGACTCGGAGTTGCCGCCGCTCTCACTCTTAGATCCCGTTCCTGAGGCAAAAGAAACAATTTCTGCTGAGACCTTGGAGTTCACCTCCCGCTTGATTGAGCGCAAGCTCGATGATTTTGGGGTGCAAGCTAAGGTGATTGCTGCTTATCCAGGACCGGTTGTGACGCGTTATGAGATCGAGCCTGCAGTCGGTGTGAAGGGCAGTCAAATTGTGAACCTCTCACGCGACCTATCACGTTCTTTGGGTGTCGTGAGCTTGCGCGTGGTCGAGACCATCCCCGGCAAGACCTGTATGGCGCTTGAGTTACCCAATCCAACGCGACAGTCGGTCTACCTCTCGGAGATTTTGAGTTCCCAGGTCTATAACGACAACCATTCTCTACTCACACTAGCCTTGGGTAAGGATATTGCGGGCAGCCCCATGGTCGCTGATTTAGTGAAGATGCCACATTGCTTGGTGGCAGGTACTACAGGCGCGGGTAAGTCGGTCGGAATCAATGCCATGATTTTGTCGATCCTCTTTAAAGCCAAGCCGGATGAAGTGCGACTCATCATGATCGATCCCAAGATGCTAGAGATGTCCGTTTATGAGAAGGTGCCCCATCTGTTGTGCCCCGTAGTAACCGACATGAAACAGGCCTATAACGCGCTCAATTGGGCAGTCAACGAGATGGAGCGGCGCTACAAACTCATGAGCAAGTTTGGAGTGCGTAACTTAGCCGGCTTTAATAAAAAGATTATGGAGGCCGAAGCCAAGGGCGAGAAACTCACCAATCCATTTAGTCTCACCCCTGAAGATCCAGAGCCACTCTACAAAGCCCCCATTATTGTGGTGATCATCGATGAGCTTGCTGATCTGATGATGGTCTCGGGCAAGAAGATTGAAGAGTTGATTGCGCGGATTGCACAAAAAGCACGTGCCGCTGGAATTCATTTAGTGTTGGCAACCCAACGTCCGAGTGTGGATGTCATCACCGGTTTGATCAAAGCCAACGTTCCCACCCGAATTTCCTTCCAGGTGAGTAGCAAGATCGATAGCCGTACCATCCTAGACCAACAAGGCGCTGAGACGCTGTTGGGAATGGGTGATATGTTGTACATGCCACCAGGGACTGGATTACCGATCCGGGTGCACGGCGCATTCGTATCCGACGATGAAGTGCATCGTGTGGTTTCCTGGCTCAAAGAGAAGGGCGAAGCCAATTACATCGAGGGCGTCCTCGAGGGGGCCGATGAGTCCACCATGGATGCCTTAAATGGTGGCGGTAATGGCGGTGGCGAAGCCGATCCACTCTACGATCAAGCCGTTGCTATCGTCCTTGAGAACAAGCGTGCTTCGATCTCGCTCGTGCAGCGGCATTTACGCATTGGTTATAACCGTGCTGCGCGCCTCTTAGAGGATATGGAAAAAGCGGGCCTAGTCTCGAAGATGGGCGGCAATGGTAACCGTGAGATTCTGGTTCGCCCCAGCGAATAA